Below is a window of Oreochromis aureus strain Israel breed Guangdong linkage group 4, ZZ_aureus, whole genome shotgun sequence DNA.
GGCCGGCACAGATAGCAGCAACCTTTCTTTCGGCTTAAGAAGACATGCATCCATTACAAGTGTCTCAATCACTctactctttttttgtttgcaagGTGAGATTTCAAAGCACAAGGGTCCACCAGTCTTCACTCAGGAAGAAAGATATAAGATGGTGCGGGCCATAAAATGGGTGGACGAGGTCGTGGAAGGAGCTCCTTATGTCACCACCCTCGAGACCCTCGACAAGTACAACTGTGACTTCTGTGTGCACGGAGGTATGGAATATTTAGACACGCAGCTGGAGTCGTAGGCAGCTGTATTTCTCTAAAGTTTGGAGAAGAACTCATGTATGCTGTTGTTTCAGACGATATAACATTAACTGTGGATGGAAAAGATACATATGAAGAGGTGAAGAAGTCAGGACGGTACAggtgagttttcctttccaaaTAAGCATAAGCCAGGGTGggatgtgtcttttttttttttaaagtttcattCTGCGCTGTGATGTTACAGGGAGTGCAAGCGAACCCAGGGAGTTTCAACAACAGACTTAGTTGGCAGGATGCTGCTGATGACCAAAGCCCACCACAGCAACATTGTGAGTATCACCAGATTCTCTCTGTATGAGCTCAGATCAGAACACAAAGCTAAACTTCTCCTATCCTCTGTTTTAGGACAGTTCAGACTATCAGGAGCACACAGACAACTTTGGAAAAGTAAGTCAATTTTCTACTTCCTGCTTCATTTGATGGTTTGATTATGAGCCAGTTCATATCAAAACCTCAGCTCAAAGTCAAGCCTTTCAGCTGGGTGTGTTTGACCAAAGATTGCTGGCTCTTTGACTTCCTCTTACTTAGCTGTTTTGTTATTTAAGTAGCAAACTTTGGTGTTTGGACCAGATGTCAGACATAATTAAATAAAGGTCTTTGATTTAGGACCCACTTTGTAATCAAGTGGAAGGCCTTTCCAGTCAATACTGAATGCCACTTCTGTTCTTTGGATGGGGAAAGTAACTCAGAGCCAGCATGCTGTGGCTCTAAACAGCTTAAAAGAAGTAGAGGGTCTCTCCACATTTAAGAGTGGAAGAGTAATGCTGTGAATTTGGCGAGGAATGAATAAATGCATTCTGGATTTGTAGTCCTGCTATTGACCAAAGGTGACATTGACCACTTACACCACTGGGTGGcagtgatgcagcacaagtTTCATTCTGGGCTCATATGTAGGGGCAATACTCAGtttagttcaattcaattttatttatatagcagttGCCTCAAGATACTTTatgctgtaaggtaaagaccctaccatgttatagaaaaaaaattccCCAAATCTGACTTGTCCTGTCAGCAAGGTAATGGCGAGAATGAAGAAGCCCCTTTTAACAGGATGCGATCTGTTCTGAGGAAATGCTCAGGGCGTCACAGGAAGTCCCACAGCAGGCTCAGCATAAAGCAACATCTACCTGTAAGCGTTATCAAAAGAgcaagttttaagcctaattgTAAAAGTAGACACAGTGTCTGTcttccaaatccaaactgggagctgatgCCTGTTAGCTGAAGGCACAGCCTCCAGTCTAAATTCTATGAGctacaagtaagcctgcagtctgggACCAGATTTCTGCATTGAGATAATAAGATTCTATGATGTCTTTAAGGTGTGTAGGTTCCTTATCATTCAGGATTTTGTATGTGAAAATTTCAATGGAGTTGTAATGGAAGCACTGAAGAAAGGGTAGTATCAGAGAAATACGATCTCTCCTTCAAGTCCCTGTTAATACTACTAACTATACTGAAGTAAATCTGTTGTATTCCTACTTGTCACATTAcacttcttttgcttttttcttgaTTGACCAGAAGGGCCATAGTCCCTGGACAGGGGTGTCTCAATTCCTTCAGACATCTCAGAAAATCATCCAGTTTGCCTCAGGCCAGGAGCCTCAACCTGGAGACACTATCATCTATGTGGCTGGAGCCTTTGATCTCTTCCGTATCCTTTGTTAACCTCTCAATAATTGCTAGATTTTATTATACACcaacctttttttccctttaaatcaTAAAACAGTTGCTACACAATCCTGACTAGTCTCCTACCAGACATTGGCCATGTGGACTTTCTGGAAGCCGTGCATAAGCTTGCAGAAAAGCCATACATTATAGTGGGGCTACACTTTGATCAGGTGAGTATTTTTATATCTTTGTGAGACATTTACTGCTTCCTTCTTTTGAGATTTCTCAATTCGTGCGTCCATATCATCCAGGAGGTGAATCGCTACAAAGGGAAAAACTACCCCATCATGAATGTCCACGAGAGGACTCTCAGCGTCCTGGCTTGTCGAGTAAGttctgtttaaactttatcaatcAGCACAGAACAATGAAAGTTCATTGATTATAAATCCATGATtgatattaatttttttgtttctacAGTATGTGTCAGAAGTGGTGATCGGTGCACCGTTTGCTGTCACAAAAGATTTGCTGGATCATTTCAAGGTACGTGCACACGCTATAATTAACTTTTATCACTGCATAGGTAACAGGAAGAAGTAATACAGTGAAACGCGTGACTTAATTTCCACAGGTGGATCTCGTTTGCCATGGAAAGACAGAAATATATCCCGACAAAGATGGATCTGACCCTTATGCTGTAAGACTCCCACAAATATGCTGCGATTTTTTATGAAAACGCATTTATAAGTGTTTTCTTACAGTTTTTCCTTAATCCTCAGGAGCCCAGAAGAAAAGGAATCCTGCGCACTGTTGACAGTGGGAACAGCCTCACTACGGACGCCATCGTGCAAAGGATAATCAAAAACAGGTAAAACAGTCAAATTTAGTAAATTTATCGTACATCTTGAAgcaatcatggtatcttttaaCCTGGAGTTAGTTAACATTTACAGTTACATTAGGTACATTAACGAGCAGTCGAAcaggtatacctaataaagtggccagtgagtgtgtatttgtttgaaaCTAGGCTTACTATATATTACTTACACTTTCCTTTGACTCAGGTTGCTATTTGAGGCGAGGAACCAGAAGAAAGAGGCCAAAGAGATTGCAATGATCCAAGCCATGAAGCGACAAGAGGAGGAAAAGACTAAAGAAAGAGCACAGGCTGTGCTGTAGGCACCTCCAGCTAACAGTGACATATTCAACTAATATAAACTCATGTACATTATAATCAACCCTTTTGTAAGTGCTATGACACCCTCCACACGTGATCCTGGCTAATATCAGTAGTCTTTACAGCAGCCCCTTCTTTAACGAGGGTGGCGTAACCTGCTGTGGGATCATCAGGTATTAATATAGTGTGTTACGAGGGTTTGTTAACATGTTCTGCATATGCAATTATATGTTTGTGTCAGTCAACAATCGCACATGCAAATGATAAGATATATTCAAAGTTTGGAGGAAGATGTCACTATATATTCAAATGTCtattttatgtcatttttaatTCTCGAAATACTTTTTtcctattaaaaaaaaggcattttatcttatttcttgGGCATATGCAGTGTGAGATCTCGCGCTGTCGGTCAGACACATGATTATATAACAAGATGTGATTTGATTTGTCGTTTCAGTGGGGCTGATGCTGCTGTTTTGCCCAGCAATGGGCTAGCGCCACAACTAATCTattacactgtgtgtgtctgtgtgtattataAAGTGACCGCAGGCTCATGGAGGACGCTGAAAAACACTGGAGAATCAGGAGATTAATCTCCCTGCTTCTCTTTTCTGTACATACCAGACGACACCGACTACTCCAGAATTTagagaaacatttttaattttgctttttgttccttttcttttttaaaacttaaaaaatgcACATAATTGAGATCTGAACTGAACATCTGGACTTTTGAGTGCAGTAGCTCTTTTTTTAACCAACACTCCACACATTTATTCTAATATACTGTTTAAACCTTTAGCTTTCACAGTCTAACTAGAAGACTACGGCAGATGCTCAGAGTTGTTGAGTTGATCGTGCAGTCTCAATTTATCGTCTGTCTCTATATCAAACAGgattaaattatatatttttttgtagatGTATATTTTACTCACCTCCTCTCCATTAATTACTGTATAGATGTTTTCGCATCGTTTCAGAAACATAATGATATGTCTGTATGTGAGTTTGGAATGTATTAAGTATAGGCTATAATCTGTATGTTACATATGCTGCAGGAACCGATTAGGCTGCAGTATATTATTGCTGATAATAAGAATTTATTCTGAAAAGCTGTTTGCTGTCTTCTTTGTCTTTCATGCACACTGTGTGGTTTGTCTTCGCCTCTAATTTGATTCCTTAGTTAAAGAGGCGGATGATGAAGCCGCACATTAGTCACATTATAAAAAGGGTAGAGTCATGTTTTGGACACAGAAATGACCTTTGATTAGAGAGACATAAGGAGATAATCTGATCTTAATTTTGCCACATCTGAGTCACACAGAGTCCGCTAAATGTCAGACCATTAATTTGAGATTATTAATAGCAGCTGATTAGCGCCCAGCAATGTGCTGTaagctttcaaaaaaaaaacatgttgtgaaGGAAAGTTTGATAAAGtatgaacacatttttaaactggAGGCATGGAGCTGAATTAACATATTCTAGTTTTGATCATTACTAATTGCGATGTTTTGTTTGTGGACAATTCACTTTTTCAAAgggccacatgagaaactgggactgctGTGGAGGTTCACAACAATAAGTCAAATCTGCTTAATTTCATCTTTGTATAAGCTTATAAGCTAAACACTCACTTCTCACGTGGCCCCTGGGAAAATGAACAGCCCACCTCAGGCTTAATAGAATACACCGCATACAGGTGAGTACCTAGAGGGTCACGAGCTACATGAACGCGGCGTGCATTCTGAAAGACAGACGCACGCACGTGGCCCTAATTAAAGCCAATTAGACATTGCGTTTGTTTTTATCACCCCAACGAAAAATAACTTCGGTTTAACACCATCCCAGAGTGACCAGCAACAACGCAGAGATGTTTTCGTGTCTAAATGTACTGCCAGCCCCACTGCAGGTGAGTCATCGTTTCATTTAAACAACTCCAAACCTCTTAAAAATGGAATATACAGTCGTTGAGTTGACCCATTTAGACATTTGGCGGCGGTGAAATTACttttttctgctcctcttctgttAGCTGAACTGCGATTACTTATCCTAAAGtgacccaaaacacacacacaaaaagaaaaaattagaGGGAAAAACGAGACATTCTTTAATTGCAGGGCATTTTCCTGTCCTAGTTTTGGATTTACAATAACCCTTGCACTAAACACTACTATTGTTATTGACAATATTGTCCTAACTTGATAACTAAAATGCATATAAAATATAACGATTACAGTATAGAAActtttgttttgaatttttgaaatgtttcttaaaactgttaaaaacgTGTTGCCCAATATCACCAAAAAAGTCTGCCTATCTGTCTGTGACAACCCTGttgatataaatataaaacaaacattacaaaaacatcTTTATGAAACATAAAAGATTATTAAACAATATTTCTGTGGCCCAAAGTTCTTATCACatttttttataataaatatatataatcattccacctctgtaatattcttTGTCAACATTCTTGATATTaatcaggggtgcacataagtggttcgctgtcaaaataaaagacgcgcaccagataagaagttgcaacgcgcgtttgcgtacatataaaagggactgtttttgtccgctagagtgggattttcacggcatattctgcaccacatctctgtgcgttcatcatttgtttgaagccagctcacctcctgcaaccacttttccgagaatacgcgcttcttttgcggttcggactccttctgacatttctttggaggtggaggaacaccaaagtaattgcttaaaggagcttgcttcttcatctttaagagttctaaacaaatgtctgtcctcctccagaaaatcttatgtacgtaAACGCGCGTTTCAACGTCTTATCTGGTgcacgtcttttattttgacagcgaatgcgcacctgcagaccacttatgtgcacccctgtttaTAATTGAGCaatttgtatatattagtgctatttgTTAAATTTGTAGATTCTGTAACTTTGTAACTTGTTATTTAattagtttagtctgttactgtcttggagcaactgtaacccacataatttcctgaGGGATTGAttaagtattctgattctgaaataaatataagtgatatatattattattattattattatgattattattatgattattaataataatcatcatcatcataatcatcatcatcatcatcatcatcatcatcatcatcataatatttttttagtttattattCACTATATCAGTTTGCataatttgaaataaaataatacccGTTTTCGTATTTCACAAAGGTTTGAATAGTGTATTtgagtaaagaaaatgaaagaaataaaaagaaaagtgactgtTGAAAAGTTGGGCAGTATAAGTTTTCTTATCTAAAATTGAATTAATGAAGACATGAAGTATGAACAGTATGTAAGTGTTAAAGTGAAAGGTGTATCTTATACATTATAAtttgtatattgttttttttttttcctctctctctcattagCTGTGCCTGGGAATGTGccttcacaaggatgttgcAGAGGAGCATAAAAGGGCAAAACTCCAAAGCTCTAAAATAGAACGGGACCTTCACAAACATGCCAGCATGGATAATAATGTGGTCAAAATCCTTATGCTCGGTATTTATTCATATATGTATCAGTTATATATTTTTAGTTAAGTTTTggcaaattaaaattaaattaatcctTCAATTTGTACATGTCAGGTGCTCCAGAGACTGGAAAGAGTACAATTGTCAAGCAGATAAAGATAATCCATAATCATGGATTCTCCAAACAAGAGCTTATAAATTTCAAGGTATGGGCAAAATGAGTCATCTGTCCTGCCCTAAGGGCCCAAACAACTTTGTAAGTGGCAGATAAATGACAAAATGTCTTTGATATGTTTCACTCAGCCTGCAGTACTGGACAATCTTCTGACCTCTATGAAGACTGTTCTGCAAGGCATGGGGACACTGAGGATAAACCTTGCTAACAAACAGAATAAGGTGAGATTAAGAGGTCTTGGTAGTCCATTTTAATTGCAACTCCTCTTCATTGCACTAGATGACAGTCTCTGTCCATACACAGCATCACTACAGATGACTCATCATTATAACCCAATCTTTAACATAGAATGAAATAATGCAAATAACTTAATGTATAGTATCAAAGCACATAAAACAGTCTGAGTTCATGATGCAATTAGATGAGCCCAAACTGTGAGCACAATCAAGATGGCAAGAATGGATTTCAACGCCATCTATACATATGTGTTCCAAGATACCGTCATATAAAATATCCTGCCACGGTTCGTGTATAAATAAGCCTATTTAGTATTAAATAGATCGAACAAGAACAAGGTAGAAGACTCTGGAGTCCAGTAGTTACAGATCGGAGGCAAAAGATTGTATTTACTCTAATTCCAAAAGAAATCTAgtgtctgggttttttttttttttttttaaacaatattgtCCCTATCAGGATCATGCTCGCTCCATCCTGTCCTGCAGCCAGTGTTTAGGGGACGATCAGGAGCTCCTTCCTTTTATGGCTCATGCTTTCTGTGCACTCTGGTCCGACCAAGGAGTCCGAGCAGCTGCAGCCCGAGGTTACGAGTTTGAGCTGAACGACTCTGCTCTCTAGTAAGTAGATTGACATTAAGTGACTTTATGTTGCACAACACGACCAATTATGATTGATGGTGCAAATGTCATGGGAAATTGCCCAGTAAGAAGCATAGCGTCACATCTTGCCAATACAGAGCTACGGTAAAGAGAGCGCTGAGAATAACTTGAGCTCAGGAAATGATTTCTGTGACATTTGTGTAATAGGCTTAATTGgaccacatttaaaaaactgtttgcaGATATCCAGGGAGATGAAAATTAGAGTGGCGcagataaaacaaacacaattaaTGACTGAGTTTTCTTGTTTGAGAATCCAAAGATGTGTATAAAGTTGTAGTTTCACTATCTTGGAGTATGATTCAGTGGTGACATAACTTTTCTGGATTTGATAAACTGTGTGCGTTATTTAGATATTAGATTACAGCCAGtatgttttcaaaaatatttttgtatttttataattattattgaaGTGGTCAGAGCGTGTTTTTTCCCTATTGTTGTCTTCAGGTTGTGCAAATGTAGATGCtcagttcaaaaaaaaaaaaaaaaaaaaaaaaaaaagtgagctgTGGCAGCTGCACTGCAGCCTGTAAAATGTCATGAATCCTACATGACTACTCACCATAGATGATTTGTGTTGTGTCATCAGGTGAAGTGGGAATTGTTAATGTGAGTGTGGaatatgttttaataaatgGCATTATTGTTTTTCCCTGTAAGTGCAGTTATGAGACCCCCCTCTCACATGTGTGATATTTTATTTAGTAAATATCTGATATTCCCCCGGGCAGCTTGCTAAATTCTGATTATTATATAAaggcagtttgttttgcagtcaTTGTTGAAATCGTTCTTATTGCATCACTGTGACCCAATAAACAAATCAAATTGTAATTCATGTTTGATTTGAAGGTTCATGACATACATTTTTGCATTATTATTGACTACTAGTATTAAAACATGTCTCTTTCAATTATGGCTCAAAGTTCATCTAGACATGTACTGTTACTACTATAGTTCAATCATTTCTCTTACAGAAAACGCTACGTTCAGATAAACTGGGATTTCCTTACTTGGATAGTTGAGCATAGATCAAGATACCTTTTAATGACCTCTCCTTCAGATGGTTGGTCATTCATTAGGATGTCTCTTGAATTTTGTGACTTATTGGATGCTTAAATTGCAGGTTACTCCTATTTAAAGACCATAAGACTGTGTACTGTGGTCAGTGTTGGTTACATGGTCTTTTAAATTGAAATTTCTTTAGTAATTTTTATCTTTGAATGTAGAACAAATGGACTGAATAGAAGCTGTTATCTCAGAGGGAAAGGCGAGCAGATCTGTCGAGATAAAGTTTCTTTCATGTGGCCAGTCTCAGAGATTTGTGACGGCTTCATTATCAGAACTCGGACTTGAGAGCTGGAGGATAACGTGAAACCCGACTGCCTCTTTGTCCATGTTTTCACACTGCTGGACCCTGCATTGATTTCTCCCTCCGGAAATGTTGGATTGGACTATTGTGATACACTTGACTCCCCCAAGGACCTGAATGTGTAAAATGACTTCTGACATCAGCTTTGGCGTCAACTGAACTGTTCATGTTGCTAAATTGAAATTTGTTGTTACTACAAAGTAACTATTGATGTAActggtttttaaaaacagattctAATCAGCACTACTTTATATCAGCTTGAACTTGTTACTGTTGAAGGAGGTCAAATTTTGCCTTTTTGTATGCACAGAATTATAAATGATGCATATTAagagcaaaacattttttttaagcttgGGTGATTGACTTTTCTGTAATATTATACCATTCTTGGTGTTCCCCTTTGATTACTTTAAAGCAAGTCGATCACTTTTAAGCAATATTATTTGATCATCTTGCCACTAAACTACAGTTTTGtcttaaaaaaatgttgcctagaaaatgtaaagaatgcaatgatttgcaagtCTGTAAAACTGCTATGTAAATGATATATAACCCTTTTAAATGTGAATAAGTGGGGACCCTGGGGTTGGTTTAACACCTAGCATGTATGGTGAGAGAGCACATGGCCGAGTAACTTGGACCTCTGTGAAAGCAGCATTAATTCTGAAGAGTCGCCAGGTTTTTGGAACACATGGTTATTTTAACATGAAGTAACTAAAAATTGCATTCTTCGCAAATTCTAAGCAACATGGCTCCATAGTAAGAGCAGGGTGATTAAAATAGCCTGCCTGTTGTCCAGGCCTGTTTGGTGCATTATGAAATGGTAAGAAAAACAGTCTAACATATCAAGTGAACTGATGAGGACCTCAGAATGGAGAAATGTGCTTTTAAAAATTGCAGCAATTTCTTTCCATAGTTCAGAATTTTGATAAAGTCTGTGAGGTTTGTTCATTAGTTAGACTTTCACAAGGTTTCCAGAAGAGCTTCAAAGCGTTAGAGCAGGACCTTTAGGAACATGCATGAATTAAAGTCAAGGTGTCTAAAACCCTTACTTTTAGCTCCTTGTGTATATAAGTGTTggcatgtttattttgtttgtgtgtcaggaGCGTCAAAGTGCAGAAAGTAGAGTCATCAGAATCTCTGACATTTTTCTGTTAGTTCCTAGGGTGTCTTACTTTGGAAGATGACTTTGTGAACTCTTTTACTTTCACATATACcatgtacattataacataccataaatagaccatttctgtaatatacttacatatctatattattgctaatatatattgtaatatatctatatcatggctaaagcacttctggatggatgcaaactgcatttcgttgccttgtacctgtgacatgtgcaatgacaataaagttgaattctattctatatgTTGACCCTATAAAATAACTGCTGGGGAGGGGTGTGTGCTTCTACAGTATGACGCATGTGAGAGAGCTGCAGCCATAAATATCCATGCCTGGTTTACTGAGACTCACCTCCATCTGCAGTCTAGTTGGGCTTGTTCTCAAACTTCATCTGTGCTCCAAAGTTTTCTTTATGTTGCTTATGCTGACGTTGGATATGCGAGTATCCCAGcat
It encodes the following:
- the LOC116325210 gene encoding ethanolamine-phosphate cytidylyltransferase-like — its product is MIKNGHHHNHHQVNTAAGKDAGTTPGAAACSPEKRRRRIRVWCDGCYDMVHYGHSNQLRQAKGMGDYLIVGVHTDSEISKHKGPPVFTQEERYKMVRAIKWVDEVVEGAPYVTTLETLDKYNCDFCVHGDDITLTVDGKDTYEEVKKSGRYRECKRTQGVSTTDLVGRMLLMTKAHHSNIDSSDYQEHTDNFGKKGHSPWTGVSQFLQTSQKIIQFASGQEPQPGDTIIYVAGAFDLFHIGHVDFLEAVHKLAEKPYIIVGLHFDQEVNRYKGKNYPIMNVHERTLSVLACRYVSEVVIGAPFAVTKDLLDHFKVDLVCHGKTEIYPDKDGSDPYAEPRRKGILRTVDSGNSLTTDAIVQRIIKNRLLFEARNQKKEAKEIAMIQAMKRQEEEKTKERAQAVL